Proteins encoded in a region of the Triticum dicoccoides isolate Atlit2015 ecotype Zavitan chromosome 3A, WEW_v2.0, whole genome shotgun sequence genome:
- the LOC119269734 gene encoding AUGMIN subunit 7 — MASKQMEEIQRKLAVLAYPRASAPAQSLLFAGVERYRLLEWLFFRLLGDRSPFTQQNWQGDSLDRDEENSRIQHLAEIANFLGITPSVDTEAIQGRGSYDERVELLRLIVDLVEASCYADNPEWSVDEQLAKDVQLVDSIAEKQAQIFSEECKLFPADVQIQSIYPLPDIAELELKLSEYTKKMSNLQQMVQELASKYDYNPNEDYAETELKLREHLQSFLETVKSFNMIYTKEIHPWTHMMEVPQLHGFGPAANRLLEAYNTLLKFLGNLRSLRDSYTAMAAGSLSNSSEPSSVTKIISDCESALTFLNNSLAILSTSVAREQGETL; from the exons ATGGCGTCCAAGCAGATGGAGGAGATCCAGCGGAAGCTGGCGGTGCTGGCCTACCCGCGCGCCAGCGCGCCTGCGCAGTCCCTCCTCTTCGCCGGCGTCGAGCGCTACCGCCTCCTCGAGTGGCTCTTCTTCCG GCTGCTGGGCGACAGATCGCCATTCACGCAGCAGAACTGGCAGGGGGACAGCCTCGACCGCGACGAGGAGAACAGCAGGATCCAAC ACTTGGCGGAGATCGCGAATTTCCTTGGTATCACGCCTTCAGTCGACACTGAGGCGATTCAG GGCAGAGGCAGCTACGACGAGCGGGTGGAGCTCCTCCGTCTAATTGTTGACTTGGTGGAAGCTAGCTGCTATGCCGACAATCCAGAGTGGAG TGTTGATGAGCAGTTGGCAAAGGACGTACAACTTGTAGATTCCATTGCAGAGAAACAGGcacaaatattttcagaggagtgcaAGCTTTTTCCTGCAGATGTCCAAATACAATCAATTTACCCCCT GCCTGATATAGCAGAACTAGAGTTGAAGCTCTCTGAGTATACCAAAAAGATGTCAAATCTGCAACAGATGGTGCAGGAGCTAGCCTCAAAG TATGACTATAATCCGAACGAAGACTATGCCGAGACAGAGTTGAAGTTGAGGGAACATTTGCAATCGTTTCTTGAAACAGTAAAATCCTTCAATATGATATACACTAAG GAAATTCATCCTTGGACCCACATGATGGAGGTGCCACAGTTGCATGGGTTTGGTCCAGCTGCTAACCGCTTGTTAGAGGCTTATAACACACTTTTAAAG TTCCTTGGAAATTTGAGGAGCCTGCGAGATTCATATACAGCAATGGCAGCTGGCTCACTTTCAAATTCAAGCGAGCCTTCATCCGTCACAAAAATCATTTCAGACTGTGAATCCGCGCTCACGTTCTTAAACAACAGCCTTGCCATCCTTTCAACTTCCGTGGCACGGGAGCAGGGTGAAACGCTATGA